A part of Hymenobacter swuensis DY53 genomic DNA contains:
- a CDS encoding sensor histidine kinase: protein MTVARPRAFPEWPIHLLIWALLLTKDLVVLYTTPANRPPTLTDTTAGLVTLGYLLINALAFYLPVELVARPLLAGALNWPRFGRAAGGLLLTLLLITGVRYGVEFLVFKPLLGFDNYEHNPTFTARWFVENSVRFYFDYVLYGLLYAFIRHQLLTERRRREAQQAHTAAELTFLRSQLNPHFLFNTINDIYALVYQQSEAAPRALLKLAELLRYMLHDAHHDRVLLSRELDYLNGLIELQRIGSKDNLHLDYQLRGPLNGQLIAPMLLVSFVENAFKHGLLTDAARPVTLHLDLTATTLDLRLHNTRNEQQKDQVGGIGLANVRRRLALLYPDRHTLTIADSPTDFQVTLRLAL, encoded by the coding sequence ATGACCGTTGCCCGGCCGCGCGCCTTCCCCGAGTGGCCCATCCACCTGCTAATCTGGGCCCTGCTGCTGACCAAGGACCTGGTGGTGCTCTACACCACGCCCGCCAACCGCCCCCCCACCCTGACGGACACCACGGCCGGGCTGGTGACGCTGGGCTACCTGCTCATCAACGCCCTGGCCTTTTACCTGCCCGTGGAGTTGGTGGCCCGGCCGCTGCTGGCGGGCGCGCTGAACTGGCCGCGTTTTGGCCGGGCCGCCGGGGGCCTGCTGCTGACGTTGCTGCTCATTACGGGGGTGCGCTACGGGGTGGAGTTTCTAGTGTTCAAGCCGCTGCTCGGCTTCGATAACTACGAGCACAACCCCACGTTTACCGCGCGGTGGTTTGTGGAGAACAGTGTCCGGTTTTATTTCGATTACGTGCTCTACGGGCTGCTTTATGCGTTTATCCGGCACCAGCTGCTGACCGAGCGGCGGCGGCGCGAAGCCCAGCAGGCCCACACCGCCGCCGAGTTGACTTTTCTCCGTTCGCAGCTGAATCCGCATTTTCTCTTCAACACCATCAACGACATCTACGCCCTGGTGTATCAGCAGTCGGAGGCGGCGCCGCGGGCTTTGCTCAAGCTGGCCGAGCTGCTGCGCTACATGCTGCACGATGCCCACCACGACCGGGTGCTGCTGTCCCGCGAGCTGGACTACCTGAACGGCCTGATTGAGCTCCAGCGGATCGGCTCGAAGGACAACCTGCACCTCGACTACCAGCTCCGGGGCCCACTCAACGGGCAGCTGATTGCGCCCATGCTGCTGGTTTCCTTCGTGGAAAACGCCTTCAAGCACGGTCTGCTGACTGACGCGGCCCGGCCGGTTACGCTCCATCTGGACCTGACGGCCACCACCCTGGATTTGCGCCTGCACAACACCCGCAATGAGCAGCAGAAAGACCAGGTCGGCGGTATCGGGCTGGCCAACGTGCGGCGGCGGCTAGCGCTGCTCTACCCGGACCGCCACACGCTGACCATTGCCGATTCGCCCACCGATTTCCAGGTAACGCTCCGCCTTGCCCTATGA
- a CDS encoding DUF389 domain-containing protein: protein MNVPFLRWLRARFDLAHDMADPAEIVADVEAGIAFKGTNLWVLFFAILVASVGLNVNSTAVIIGAMLISPLMGPIVGVGFGAATSDVDMVRRGLKNLSIAAGLSVLVSALYFSFTPLTDAGSELLARTQPTTWDVAIALFGGAAGAIGFTRREVSNVVPGVSIATALMPPLCTAGYGLATAHWAFMAGALYLFCLNAAFISLAMFLVARILPLPQHAFENRRQARRAKLLFWAVAVLTAVPSVYLAARIVQRTTFEHNAQRFVDEELNLPGAYVVTRRIEADKRTINVLLTGRLLTPAQLRGIRARLAAYRLPRAQLTVRQGLAQLDSADARALRTSLLEDLRSRNEQTMAGYDTRLAQLQQLLAQQAADHTGLPAPETLLREVQAEHPTVRQLGLSRLVQPAADSLRADTTVVVAVRTARPLPATEAQRLTQWLAARAGRQPVRLLLEPAAQDAPPARPVPPRQQRAGRR, encoded by the coding sequence ATGAATGTCCCTTTTCTGCGCTGGCTGCGGGCCCGCTTCGACCTGGCCCACGACATGGCCGACCCGGCCGAAATTGTGGCCGACGTAGAAGCGGGCATTGCCTTCAAGGGCACCAACCTGTGGGTGCTGTTCTTTGCCATTCTGGTAGCATCGGTGGGGCTGAACGTCAATTCCACGGCCGTCATTATCGGGGCCATGCTCATCTCGCCACTCATGGGACCCATTGTGGGCGTGGGCTTCGGGGCGGCTACTTCGGACGTGGACATGGTGCGGCGGGGACTAAAAAATCTGAGCATCGCGGCGGGCCTGAGCGTGCTGGTGTCGGCCCTGTATTTCAGCTTCACGCCCCTCACCGACGCCGGCTCCGAACTGCTGGCCCGCACCCAGCCCACCACCTGGGACGTGGCCATTGCCCTGTTTGGCGGAGCGGCCGGGGCCATCGGCTTTACCCGGCGTGAGGTGAGCAACGTAGTGCCGGGCGTATCCATAGCCACGGCCCTGATGCCGCCGCTGTGCACGGCGGGCTACGGACTGGCCACGGCGCATTGGGCGTTCATGGCCGGGGCGTTGTACCTGTTCTGCCTCAATGCGGCCTTCATCAGCCTGGCCATGTTTTTGGTGGCCCGTATCCTGCCGCTGCCGCAGCACGCATTCGAGAACCGGCGGCAGGCCCGGCGGGCCAAGCTCCTGTTCTGGGCGGTGGCCGTGCTCACGGCGGTGCCCAGCGTGTATTTGGCCGCCCGCATCGTGCAGCGCACCACCTTCGAGCACAATGCCCAGCGCTTCGTAGACGAGGAGCTGAACTTACCGGGGGCCTACGTGGTGACGCGCCGTATCGAGGCCGACAAGCGTACTATCAACGTGCTGCTGACGGGCCGGCTGCTTACGCCCGCGCAGCTGCGCGGCATCCGGGCCCGGCTGGCGGCGTACCGCCTGCCGCGCGCCCAGCTCACCGTGCGCCAGGGCCTGGCCCAGCTCGATTCGGCCGATGCCCGCGCCCTGCGCACCAGCCTGCTGGAGGACCTGCGCAGCCGTAACGAGCAAACAATGGCCGGCTATGACACCCGCCTGGCCCAGCTGCAGCAGCTGCTGGCGCAGCAAGCCGCCGACCACACCGGCCTGCCCGCTCCCGAAACCCTGCTGCGCGAGGTGCAGGCCGAGCACCCCACCGTGCGCCAGCTCGGCCTGAGCCGCCTCGTGCAACCCGCCGCCGACTCGCTTAGGGCCGACACGACCGTGGTGGTGGCAGTGCGCACCGCCCGCCCGCTGCCCGCCACCGAAGCGCAGCGCCTCACGCAGTGGCTCGCCGCCCGCGCCGGCCGCCAGCCCGTGCGCCTGCTGCTGGAGCCGGCCGCGCAGGACGCGCCGCCGGCCCGGCCCGTGCCCCCGCGTCAGCAGCGGGCAGGCCGCCGCTAA
- a CDS encoding T9SS type B sorting domain-containing protein: protein MRLLPTLPTLSLGADTTACAGADVLLRPSFPARLLAAPVTYHWSTGATTPTLRVQQAGTYSLQVITRCGVQTASRQVTFTPCLTVPNIITPNADGYNDEFKVDGLQGAWTLCLFNRWGRKVYETATYRNDWGREAAPGVYYYQLSQPAAGAVYRGWLTVIR from the coding sequence GTGCGTCTTCTGCCCACTCTTCCGACCCTGTCGTTGGGCGCCGATACTACTGCGTGTGCCGGCGCCGATGTGCTGCTTCGGCCCTCATTCCCAGCCCGGTTGCTGGCTGCTCCCGTTACGTACCACTGGTCAACGGGTGCTACCACCCCAACGCTACGCGTGCAGCAGGCCGGTACGTACTCCCTGCAGGTGATTACCCGTTGCGGGGTGCAGACCGCCAGCCGACAGGTGACTTTTACTCCCTGCCTAACCGTCCCAAACATCATCACGCCTAACGCCGATGGCTACAATGACGAGTTTAAAGTTGACGGACTACAGGGGGCCTGGACGCTTTGCCTGTTCAACCGTTGGGGCCGGAAGGTGTACGAGACGGCCACATATCGCAACGATTGGGGGCGGGAGGCTGCGCCAGGGGTATATTACTATCAACTTTCTCAACCAGCCGCCGGTGCCGTCTATCGGGGATGGCTCACGGTTATTCGTTAG
- a CDS encoding recombinase family protein encodes MRRAVASLAEFERKLIRERTHAGLAATRVLSRVGEGLSEEAERTATVAETFCQGAATGVNEIAQGLRICKVTLYPYLRHRGVVIHSHRKTTVVKSTT; translated from the coding sequence ATGAGGCGTGCGGTTGCCTCGTTGGCCGAATTCGAGCGGAAGCTCATCCGGGAACGGACCCACGCCGGCTTAGCGGCCACGCGGGTGTTAAGCCGCGTTGGGGAAGGACTATCCGAAGAAGCCGAGCGCACGGCCACCGTGGCCGAAACCTTCTGCCAAGGAGCAGCAACTGGGGTTAACGAAATTGCCCAGGGCCTGCGCATCTGCAAAGTTACCCTGTATCCATACCTGCGCCACCGAGGCGTCGTCATCCACAGTCATCGAAAAACCACCGTAGTGAAGTCGACTACTTGA
- a CDS encoding Na+/H+ antiporter NhaA, whose amino-acid sequence MEFLYLRSSSPAQGLEQQLHSVVSFGIMPLFAFANTSLVIKPAAVRRLLSPLGSGILAGLVLGKPVGIGALSWLTVRLGEATLPPGISWRQLWGAGMLGGIGFTMSIFVTLLAVGEHSVSTDVAKLAILLASLTAGARGGMGCCAPHPPRRWPSAGRGARPWAANPVLCAPASVSAWLGFLPGFCLLPRILLHPVRVVPGLFTFMLEDTKHYFSNAVGSVLYVPGSFVYLHWTGEPVSSTELRALYVHARNLLLRYNLRRILADHRAMPAAFEAADRTWLLTDWFPHTTEEVPRVRYAALPSSDPQRRLHTDDVVQALRRYAQVALFDDIAAATAWLEAG is encoded by the coding sequence TTGGAGTTCCTCTACCTGCGCAGCAGTTCGCCCGCGCAGGGGCTGGAGCAGCAGTTGCACTCGGTGGTGAGCTTCGGCATCATGCCTTTGTTTGCTTTCGCCAACACTAGCCTAGTGATTAAGCCGGCGGCCGTACGTAGGCTGCTTTCGCCGCTGGGGTCGGGCATTCTGGCGGGGTTGGTCCTCGGCAAGCCTGTGGGCATTGGGGCGCTCAGCTGGCTCACGGTGCGCTTGGGCGAGGCCACGCTGCCGCCTGGCATCTCGTGGCGGCAGCTGTGGGGGGCCGGTATGCTGGGCGGCATCGGCTTTACCATGTCCATCTTCGTGACGCTGCTGGCGGTGGGCGAGCATTCGGTGAGCACCGATGTGGCCAAGCTGGCTATTTTGCTGGCTTCGCTCACGGCGGGCGCGCGGGGGGGTATGGGCTGCTGCGCACCGCACCCGCCCCGCCGCTGGCCTAGCGCCGGCCGGGGTGCGCGGCCGTGGGCGGCAAATCCCGTCCTTTGTGCGCCCGCATCCGTTAGCGCCTGGTTAGGTTTCCTCCCGGGCTTTTGCCTGTTGCCACGCATCTTATTGCATCCAGTAAGAGTTGTCCCGGGCCTATTCACATTCATGCTAGAAGACACGAAACACTACTTTTCTAACGCCGTCGGCTCCGTTCTGTACGTACCCGGCTCCTTCGTATACCTGCACTGGACCGGTGAGCCGGTAAGCAGCACGGAACTACGCGCCCTATACGTGCACGCCCGCAACCTGCTGCTGCGCTACAACTTGCGCCGCATTCTGGCCGACCACCGGGCCATGCCGGCCGCTTTTGAGGCCGCCGACCGCACCTGGCTGCTCACCGACTGGTTTCCGCACACCACCGAGGAGGTGCCGCGCGTGCGCTACGCCGCCCTGCCCAGCTCCGACCCGCAGCGCCGCCTGCACACCGATGACGTGGTGCAGGCCCTGCGCCGCTACGCCCAGGTGGCCCTCTTCGACGATATTGCCGCTGCCACTGCGTGGCTGGAAGCCGGCTAG
- a CDS encoding DUF4932 domain-containing protein: protein MKPLLTFLLVLLSAHVLPAQSRITPAPMPADRVTVTVHPGIELFTVVQLLAGKYPMPNKSPYAKETEAYFVPFANHPAVQYARRLKKVYPDMAELGYCLDNFPQVRVHYPEHSVWYSLNGKDSVQTYMRLCQQFFEDSHFWAFYQKHQADYAAWAKPVQARLAQEGLVNKLDSLYRFPTKAARWAVYLDPLNGWGAHAISAQELNPRYADQVAYTVGFLNRESTETTSPSFSLGTEAVVLVWHEGSHNYTRALQRRYKDDISKLAYLFNPTDAGMQRNNIHSWAHCFDENLVRGVVIALFRQYHSPKEARKQAAQEVVGDFQYAGDIADVITAEYSRRPTGPDFAQFFPRILTYLAQKYPTAESTTR from the coding sequence ATGAAACCGCTCCTGACTTTCCTGCTGGTCCTGCTCAGCGCCCACGTCCTGCCGGCCCAATCCCGTATCACGCCGGCACCAATGCCAGCGGACCGCGTTACCGTGACCGTGCATCCCGGCATTGAGCTGTTTACCGTGGTGCAGCTGCTGGCCGGCAAGTATCCGATGCCCAACAAATCGCCTTACGCCAAGGAAACCGAGGCCTATTTTGTCCCGTTCGCAAACCACCCGGCGGTGCAATATGCCCGCCGGCTGAAAAAGGTATACCCAGACATGGCGGAGCTGGGCTACTGCCTCGACAACTTCCCACAGGTGCGCGTGCACTATCCGGAGCATTCAGTCTGGTACTCCCTCAACGGCAAGGATTCGGTGCAGACCTACATGCGCCTCTGCCAGCAGTTTTTTGAGGACAGTCATTTCTGGGCTTTTTACCAGAAGCATCAAGCCGACTACGCCGCCTGGGCCAAGCCCGTGCAGGCCCGCCTGGCACAGGAAGGGCTGGTCAACAAGCTCGATTCGCTTTACCGCTTTCCCACCAAAGCGGCCCGCTGGGCCGTTTACCTCGACCCACTTAACGGCTGGGGTGCCCACGCCATTTCGGCCCAGGAGCTGAACCCGCGCTACGCCGATCAGGTGGCCTACACCGTCGGTTTCCTCAACCGTGAATCGACCGAGACGACCAGCCCGAGCTTTAGCCTGGGTACCGAAGCGGTGGTCCTGGTCTGGCACGAGGGGAGCCATAACTACACCAGGGCCCTGCAACGCCGCTATAAGGACGATATCAGCAAGCTGGCTTACCTGTTCAACCCGACCGACGCGGGCATGCAGCGCAACAACATCCACAGCTGGGCCCACTGCTTCGATGAGAACCTGGTGCGCGGCGTGGTCATCGCCCTGTTCCGGCAGTATCACTCCCCGAAGGAAGCCCGCAAACAGGCCGCCCAGGAGGTCGTCGGGGACTTTCAGTACGCCGGCGACATTGCCGACGTGATTACCGCCGAATACAGCCGCCGGCCGACCGGGCCGGATTTCGCGCAGTTCTTCCCGCGAATTCTGACGTACTTGGCGCAGAAATACCCCACCGCCGAATCGACTACCCGATGA
- a CDS encoding LytR/AlgR family response regulator transcription factor produces MTDPMHCLVIDDKPLAIDILTDYVAKVPFLHLAGSSQNPLEALQWVGERRVDLIFLDIQMPQLTGLQFLQALDRRAPVVLTTAYPDYALAGFEHDVIDYLLKPIPFERFYQAVQKAQRRLRPAVEETPRPYVFVKTEHRLQRIDLDEVLYAEGLQNYVVVHTLTGKVIARQTLNSLETSLPASAFVRVHKSFIVALAHVHSVERSRIFIQATADEPRCIPVGDAYRRTFYDRL; encoded by the coding sequence ATGACTGACCCGATGCATTGCCTGGTGATTGACGATAAGCCCCTGGCCATCGACATCCTGACCGATTACGTGGCGAAAGTGCCGTTTCTGCACTTGGCCGGCAGCAGCCAGAACCCGCTGGAGGCCCTGCAGTGGGTGGGCGAGCGGCGCGTCGATTTGATCTTCCTCGACATTCAGATGCCCCAACTCACGGGGCTGCAATTCCTGCAGGCCTTGGACCGGCGCGCCCCGGTGGTGCTGACCACCGCCTACCCCGATTACGCGCTGGCGGGCTTCGAGCACGATGTCATTGATTACCTGCTCAAACCCATTCCGTTCGAGCGCTTCTACCAGGCCGTGCAGAAAGCCCAGCGGCGCCTGCGCCCGGCAGTGGAGGAAACGCCCCGCCCGTACGTGTTTGTCAAAACCGAACATCGGCTGCAGCGGATTGATCTGGATGAGGTGCTCTACGCGGAGGGCTTGCAGAATTACGTCGTTGTGCACACGCTAACCGGGAAAGTTATTGCCCGGCAGACCCTCAACAGCCTGGAAACGAGCCTGCCCGCTTCGGCCTTTGTGCGCGTCCACAAGTCGTTTATTGTGGCGCTGGCGCACGTACACAGTGTAGAGCGTAGCCGGATTTTCATCCAGGCCACCGCGGATGAGCCCCGGTGCATTCCAGTTGGCGATGCCTATCGCCGTACTTTCTATGACCGGCTGTAG
- a CDS encoding winged helix-turn-helix transcriptional regulator, with protein MQQDSADHSFTGACAHRMRAIDDTLDILSGKWKLAIIARLCHQPMRYSALLREVTGISGKVLSRELQDLETNGLIVRHVATSKPLTVTYSLSETGRSLTALTDSLAEWGLAHRARMMQEGK; from the coding sequence ATGCAGCAAGACTCGGCCGATCATTCCTTCACGGGCGCCTGTGCCCATCGCATGCGCGCCATCGACGATACGCTCGATATCCTGAGCGGCAAGTGGAAGCTCGCCATCATTGCCCGCCTCTGCCACCAGCCGATGCGCTACTCGGCCCTGCTGCGCGAGGTAACGGGCATCTCCGGCAAAGTGCTGAGCCGGGAGCTACAGGACCTGGAAACCAACGGGCTCATTGTGCGGCACGTGGCCACGAGCAAACCCCTGACGGTCACCTACAGCCTTTCCGAAACCGGCCGCTCGCTAACCGCCCTGACCGACAGCCTGGCGGAATGGGGCCTAGCCCACCGCGCCCGCATGATGCAGGAGGGCAAGTAA
- a CDS encoding S41 family peptidase: protein MRTLQYTWYLLLLLCCWPWATACAQSPTYSPAQLERVAKLSELYGHIKFFHPYLGYKRINWDSAFAQAAPLVAQAQTDPETVAAIGQLLAVLRDDATTARLVAPRSKAAPAAAADSVRVYFAPDSVLVLQTNGYTGAEDYEGMIEKVGAFTQRLPRARAVLLDLRGSRPLTDEQVGGFSYGMNYVGLLRLLSTQPLITAATRLRNHSGFAPEEGSTSGGYWSGFYIRAGETTAPRQAARNRPLAILVNKNAVLTAGLLALGNHPHVRLYSSEPLSDAQVVRPVAFSFSPTIVVDFRTAELLGADGSLGLSGVSLLPAGTRREAAAAYVLAQLRVPAAARPVTSRSAALPPPPPPATYPTATYPALGYRLLAGAKIWSVIHYFHAYKDLMPTSWDTALRTSLGELASASDSAGYALAVARFYRHLQDGHGAIAAPAVVRYVGQGSVPVDVRFIENKPVITRIFGAAQQVKDLQVGDIITEINGEQVAARIARLAAIQPASNEWTRLNYLRWRLLRAPVGTPIRIGLRGADNRERTVTLTALPGSQLTPPPDTTAVFRLLPGNIGYADMGRLQTKDVAAMFAAFNATKAIIFDMRSYPNGTAWAIAPYLTDRKNVVGAKFFRYAPNEPDMATGDSDHATQKYFFEQLLPPNTGQPVYRGKTLMLIDERTQSQAEHSGLFFEAANGTTFIGSPTAGANGDVTNFFIPGGIRLSFSGHDVRHADGRQLQQTGLQPTVLVRPTIRGIRRGQDEVLARALRYASTRK, encoded by the coding sequence ATGCGAACCTTACAGTATACCTGGTACCTGTTACTTCTCTTGTGCTGCTGGCCTTGGGCGACTGCGTGCGCCCAGTCCCCAACTTATTCACCCGCCCAGCTCGAGCGGGTAGCTAAGCTCTCGGAGCTGTACGGCCATATCAAGTTTTTCCATCCGTACCTGGGATACAAGCGCATCAACTGGGACTCGGCCTTTGCGCAGGCAGCCCCTTTGGTGGCCCAGGCTCAGACCGACCCCGAAACGGTAGCCGCCATCGGCCAGCTGCTGGCCGTGCTGCGCGACGATGCTACTACCGCGCGCCTGGTTGCGCCGCGGTCAAAGGCAGCGCCGGCCGCCGCCGCCGATTCGGTGCGCGTGTACTTTGCCCCGGACAGCGTACTCGTGCTGCAGACCAACGGGTACACCGGCGCGGAGGATTATGAAGGCATGATTGAGAAGGTAGGGGCCTTTACCCAGCGGCTGCCCCGGGCCCGCGCCGTGCTGCTTGACCTGCGCGGCAGTCGTCCCCTCACGGACGAACAAGTCGGCGGCTTCTCCTACGGTATGAATTACGTGGGCCTGTTGCGGCTGCTTTCCACCCAGCCGCTCATCACGGCCGCCACCCGCCTGCGCAACCACAGTGGCTTCGCGCCCGAAGAAGGCAGCACCAGCGGCGGCTACTGGTCGGGCTTTTACATCCGGGCCGGCGAAACCACCGCGCCGCGCCAAGCTGCCCGCAACCGCCCGTTAGCTATCCTGGTCAACAAAAATGCGGTGCTTACCGCCGGCCTGCTGGCCCTGGGCAATCACCCGCACGTGCGCCTGTATAGCAGCGAACCGCTCTCCGACGCCCAGGTAGTGCGCCCGGTTGCCTTCTCCTTCAGCCCGACCATTGTCGTTGATTTCCGCACGGCGGAACTACTGGGCGCTGACGGCAGCCTCGGTCTGAGCGGCGTTTCGCTGCTGCCGGCCGGCACCCGGCGCGAAGCTGCCGCTGCCTACGTGCTGGCTCAGCTGCGCGTCCCGGCAGCAGCGCGCCCGGTGACGAGCCGATCGGCGGCGCTGCCGCCCCCGCCCCCACCCGCTACCTACCCCACGGCTACCTACCCGGCGCTGGGCTACCGTCTGCTGGCCGGCGCTAAAATATGGTCCGTGATTCATTATTTCCACGCCTACAAGGACCTCATGCCCACTAGCTGGGATACTGCTTTACGCACTTCCTTGGGAGAGCTGGCATCCGCATCCGACTCAGCTGGGTACGCCTTGGCGGTGGCACGTTTTTACCGCCACCTCCAGGACGGACACGGGGCCATTGCGGCACCTGCCGTAGTCCGCTACGTGGGCCAGGGCAGCGTACCGGTCGATGTTCGTTTTATTGAAAACAAGCCGGTCATTACCCGGATTTTTGGGGCCGCCCAGCAGGTGAAGGACCTGCAGGTGGGCGATATTATTACCGAAATAAACGGCGAGCAGGTGGCGGCGCGAATTGCCCGTCTGGCGGCCATTCAGCCCGCCTCAAACGAATGGACACGGCTTAACTACCTGCGCTGGCGGCTACTGCGCGCACCGGTTGGCACACCGATCCGCATCGGATTACGCGGGGCCGATAACCGCGAGCGGACCGTAACGCTCACCGCCCTGCCCGGCAGCCAGCTTACTCCCCCACCCGATACCACTGCCGTATTCCGGCTCCTGCCCGGCAACATCGGCTACGCCGACATGGGCCGGCTCCAGACCAAGGATGTAGCGGCCATGTTCGCCGCTTTCAACGCCACCAAGGCGATAATTTTCGATATGCGCAGCTACCCCAATGGTACCGCCTGGGCCATTGCGCCGTACCTGACCGACCGGAAGAACGTGGTCGGGGCAAAGTTTTTCCGCTACGCGCCCAACGAGCCCGACATGGCTACCGGCGACAGCGACCATGCCACGCAGAAATACTTTTTTGAGCAACTGCTGCCCCCTAACACCGGCCAGCCGGTGTATCGGGGTAAAACGCTCATGCTGATTGACGAACGCACCCAAAGCCAAGCCGAGCACTCCGGCCTGTTCTTCGAAGCGGCTAACGGCACTACCTTCATCGGCAGTCCTACGGCCGGGGCGAACGGGGACGTAACCAATTTTTTCATTCCTGGGGGTATTCGCCTGTCTTTCAGTGGCCACGACGTGCGCCACGCCGATGGCCGTCAACTGCAGCAGACGGGACTTCAGCCGACAGTCCTTGTTCGGCCCACTATCCGGGGAATTCGCCGCGGCCAAGACGAAGTCCTGGCCCGCGCCTTACGCTACGCAAGCACACGTAAGTAG
- a CDS encoding SOS response-associated peptidase, translated as MCGRYTQTQPGPTLARRFDAAAPVELPPTYNAAPSQRLPVITNTHPEQIQLLQWGLLPAWVKNRTAGPRPINARAETLAEKPSFRTLLRQRRCLVLADSFYEWQQQPLPGLPVKTPHRILLPQAEPFAFAGLWDEWVDRATGEVLPTFTIVTTEPNELMARLHHRMPVILPDRAAELAWLAEGDVAAHQGLLRPLSDGRLQEYVVSTAVNSPAHNTPALLEPAR; from the coding sequence ATGTGCGGACGTTACACCCAGACCCAACCGGGTCCGACCCTGGCCCGCCGCTTCGACGCGGCGGCTCCGGTCGAGTTGCCCCCCACCTATAACGCGGCTCCCTCCCAACGGCTGCCGGTCATCACCAATACCCACCCGGAGCAGATTCAGCTGCTGCAGTGGGGGCTGCTGCCAGCCTGGGTGAAGAACCGCACTGCCGGCCCCCGGCCCATCAATGCCCGGGCCGAAACCCTGGCCGAGAAACCTTCCTTCCGCACCCTGCTGCGGCAGCGGCGCTGCCTGGTGCTGGCCGATTCCTTTTATGAGTGGCAGCAACAGCCCCTGCCGGGGCTGCCGGTAAAAACCCCGCACCGCATTCTGCTGCCCCAGGCCGAGCCGTTTGCTTTCGCCGGGCTCTGGGATGAATGGGTGGACCGCGCCACCGGAGAGGTGCTGCCCACGTTTACCATCGTGACGACGGAACCCAACGAACTGATGGCCCGCCTGCACCACCGCATGCCGGTGATTCTGCCAGACCGGGCCGCCGAACTGGCCTGGCTGGCGGAGGGCGACGTAGCGGCTCATCAGGGCTTGCTGCGTCCCCTATCGGACGGACGGCTGCAAGAATACGTGGTGAGTACGGCTGTCAACTCCCCAGCCCACAACACGCCGGCTCTGCTGGAGCCGGCCCGGTAG
- a CDS encoding nitroreductase family protein, with protein sequence MALLEDLTWRYATKKMNGERIPADKLNYILEAARLAPSSSGLQPYKILVISDPALLAKIREVSFNQSQVTDCSHLLVFVAWDGYSEERITRVFNYTMDQRGLPHQTMADYKQNLWSMYEPLGQEWHAQHAAKQSYIAFAMAIAAAAEQRVDATPIEGFNADQLDTLLQLKGSGYHSAVLLPLGYRQESEDWLVNMKKVRTPMEEFAQELTLADLTNAEEQAAQ encoded by the coding sequence ATGGCATTACTCGAAGACCTGACGTGGCGCTACGCCACCAAGAAGATGAATGGGGAGCGTATCCCCGCCGATAAGCTGAATTACATTCTGGAAGCGGCGCGCCTGGCCCCGTCCTCGTCGGGACTGCAGCCTTACAAAATCCTGGTTATCTCGGACCCGGCGCTGCTGGCCAAGATCCGGGAGGTATCCTTCAACCAGAGCCAGGTGACGGACTGCTCGCACCTGCTGGTGTTTGTGGCCTGGGACGGCTACAGCGAGGAGCGCATCACGCGCGTGTTCAACTACACCATGGACCAGCGCGGCCTGCCGCACCAGACCATGGCCGACTACAAACAGAATCTGTGGTCCATGTACGAGCCCCTGGGCCAGGAGTGGCACGCCCAACACGCGGCCAAGCAGAGCTACATTGCCTTTGCTATGGCCATTGCGGCGGCGGCGGAACAGCGCGTGGACGCTACGCCCATTGAAGGCTTCAACGCCGACCAACTCGATACCCTGCTGCAGCTGAAAGGCAGTGGCTACCACAGCGCGGTGCTGTTGCCGCTCGGCTACCGGCAGGAGTCGGAAGACTGGCTGGTGAACATGAAAAAAGTGCGCACGCCGATGGAGGAATTTGCCCAAGAGCTGACGCTGGCCGATCTGACGAACGCCGAGGAGCAGGCCGCCCAATAG